One Mugil cephalus isolate CIBA_MC_2020 chromosome 8, CIBA_Mcephalus_1.1, whole genome shotgun sequence genomic window carries:
- the pole gene encoding DNA polymerase epsilon catalytic subunit A: MVLQNSGRYRADRGQSGGDQENQDDGSSMSALKRLERSQFTDEIDARFGFDRMKEPGEKTGWLINMHPAEILDEDKRMISAVDYYFIQEDGNRFKVALPFKPYFYIATKKNCEREVISYLSRKFQGKVAKLEILPKEDLDLPNHLVGLKRSYIKLSFNTVDDLVKVKREISPAVRKNREREQSNDTYTSMLSSALSGGNVTSAEEDGMSKSISDQLDNIVDMREYDVPYHVRVSIDLKIHVAHWYNVRYRGSAYLPEIVRRDDLVERPDPVVLAFDIETTKLPLKFPDAETDQIMMISYMIDGQGFLITNREIVSENIEDFEFTPKPEYEGPFTVFNEDDEAALIQRWFDHVQETKPNIFVTYNGDFFDWPFIETRAALHGLNMHREIGFQKDNQGEYKSSQAIHMDCLRWVKRDSYLPVGSHNLKAAAKAKLSYDPVELDPEEMCRMATEEPQTLATYSVSDAVATYYLYMKYVHPFIFALCTIIPMEPDEVLRKGSGTLCEALLMVQAFHANIVFPNKQEQVFNKLTNDGHVMDSETYVGGHVEALESGVFRSDIPCRFKMNPAAFDFLLQRVERTMRHAVEEEEGIPLEQVTNFNEVCDEIKKKLISLKEVPNRIECPLIYHLDVGAMYPNIILTNRLQPSAMVDEATCAACDFNKPGAHCQRRMAWQWRGEIMPASRSEFHRIQQQLESEKFPPFFPNGPPRAFHTLNREEQAKHEKKRLADYCKKAYKKTHVTRLEERVTTICQRENSFYVDTVRAFRDRRYEFKGLHKVWKKKLSSAQDSGDAAEVKRCKNMEILYESLQLAHKCILNSFYGYVMRKGARWYSMEMAGIVCFTGANIITQARELIEQIGRPLELDTDGIWCVLPNTFPENYVVKTSNEKKPKVTISYPGAMLNIMVKEGFTNDQYHELVDPSSLTYNVRAENSIFFEVDGPYLAMILPASKEEGKKLKKRYAVFNEDGSLAELKGFEVKRRGELQLIKIFQSSVFEAFLKGTTLEEVYASVAKVADYWLDVLYSKAANMPDAELFELISENRSMSRRLEDYGEQKSTSISTAKRLAEFLGDQMVKDAGLSCRYVISRKPEGSPVTERAIPLAIFQAEPSVKKHFLRKWLKMPSLHDLDIRSILDWSYYIERLGSAIQKIITIPAALQQVKNPVPRVRHPDWLHKKLLEKNDIYKQKKISELFTSEGKRQVAHQPLEAGQTADIEDFGMPAKPLQPAILISTKRKRASQGDDSQVESQDLELTQSWREILGPPPPMGKTREERLVWLRYHKKKWELQLRQRKERKKRRRLLDGEAQPVGGGLIRDGPTTGLGSFLRRTARSILDMPWQIVQIAETSHPGLYKLWAVIGNDLHCMKLNIPRVFYVNQKVPKQEEGATYKKVNRMLPRSNMVYYLYEYCVPEDMYQEHINEINADLSAPDIEGVYETQVPLLFRALVQLGCVCMVNKHVVRDLAGREADTFDLDHLEMRSLAQFSYLEPGSVRHMYLYHHSQGHKALFGLFIPSQRKASIFVLDTVRSNQMPNLSNVYTAERTALLEKTTEDLLPPEKHNFEVRAENDMKAISRALQRILLNYKEERRGPTLIAVQSNWELRRLAAGMPVLEEFPVVPVHVIDEISYNVLDWQRHGARRMIRHYLNLDSCLSQAFDMARYYHLPVGNLPQDVSIFGSDLFLARHLRKHNHLLWLSPTARPDLGGKEADDSRLVMESDDRTSVEINSQGCYSTVCVELDLQSLAVNTILQSQHVNDMEGGASLGVSFDVIQQASLEDMMSGNQGASAHASYDETALCSNTFRILKSMVVGWVREITQYHNVYADNQVMHFYRWLRSPSSLLYDPALHRTLHNMMKKVFLQLVAEFKRLGSTVVYGNFNRIILCTKKRRIDDAIGYVEYITNSIHSREIFHSLSISFSRCWEFLMWMDPANFGGVKGKLPSSILYGEEGANQKQKTRGEGDEEGSEDEDEEDVEEDDGDGQTDEVEELIESNWNIMQYLPQTASCQKYFLMIVSAYIAAVYHSMKEELRRNTPGATPVKRRGGSQASQQAAGDLSALPGMISFSQEYVSSELTQNFFTITQKIQKKVTGTKSVTQASEMFPLLPGSHLPLNNPALEFVKYVCQILSLDANIVNQVNKLKRDLLRLVDVGEFSEEAQFHDPCNSYILPEVICHHCNFCRDLDLCKDPSVAQDGSVLPQWFCSNCKAQYETDSIEMALVEALQKKLMSYTLQDLMCTKCKGVKEANMPLYCTCAGDFDLTFSAKSFSEQITVFRNIASHYNMRYLEETIDWLLAMSPSISQSSH, translated from the exons ATGGTTCTGCAAAACAGTGGACGGTACAGAGCGGACCGAGGACAAAGTGGAGGAGACCAGGAAAACCA GGATGATGGCTCCTCGATGTCGGCTCTCAAGCGGCTGGAGCGCAGCCAGTTCACCGACGAGATCGACGCTCGCTTCGGCTTCGACAGGATGAAGGAGCCGGGCGAGAAAACAGGCTGGTTGATCAACATGCACCCT GCAGAGATCCTGGATGAAGACAAGAGGATGATCAGTGCCGTGGATTATTATTTCATACAGGAGGATGGAAACAGGTTCAAG GTGGCTCTTCCATTCAAGCCATATTTTTACATTGCTACTAAAAAG aactGCGAGAGAGAAGTCATCTCGTATTTGTCAAGGAAGTTTCAAGGGAAAGTGGCAAAGCTTGAAATTCTCCCAAAAGAGGATCTGGACCTG CCGAACCATCTGGTCGGCCTGAAGAGAAGCTACATCAAGCTGTCATTCAACACCGTGGACGACCTGGTCAAGGTAAAACGTGAGATTTCCCCGGCTGTGCGCAAGAACAGAGAGCGGGAGCAGTCCAACGACACCTACACCTCGATGTTATCAAG cgCCTTATCAGGTGGAAACGTGACCTCAGCAGAAGAAGACGGGATGTCAAAGAGCATTTCAGATCAGTTGGACAACATCGTGGACATGAGAGAGTATGACGTGCCTTATCACGTACGAGTGTCCATCGACCTCAAGATCCATGTG GCTCACTGGTACAATGTTCGATACCGAGGCAGCGCTTACCTGCCAGAGATCGTACGAAGAGACGATCTCGTGGAGCGACCG GACCCTGTTGTTTTGGCGTTTGACATCGAGACCACCAAACTACCGCTGAAATTCCCCGACGCAGAGACGGATCAAATCATGATGATCTCCTACATGATCGATGGACAA gGCTTCCTGATCACTAACAGAGAGATCGTCTCTGAGAACATTGAGGATTTTGAGTTCACTCCCAAACCTGAATATGAGGGGCCCTTCACGGTCTTCAATGAGGATGATGAG GCTGCACTCATTCAAAGGTGGTTTGATCACGTTcaggaaacaaaaccaaacatctTTGTGACCTACAACGGAGACTTCTTTGATTG GCCTTTCATTGAGACCCGGGCTGCCCTCCATGGGCTGAACATGCACAGAGAGATTGGTTTCCAGAAGGATAATCAGGGGGAGTACAAGTCTAGTCAAGCCATCCACATGGACTGCTTAAG gtgggTAAAGAGAGACAGCTACCTGCCGGTGGGAAGTCACAATCTGAAGGCAGCAGCGAAGGCTAAACTTAGCTACGACCCAGTGGAGCTGGATCCAGAGGAGATGTGCCGCATGGCAACAGAGGAGCCACAG aCGTTGGCAACCTACTCCGTGTCCGATGCTGTGGCCACATATTACCTGTACATGAAATATGTTCACCCCTTCATCTTCGCTCTGTGCACCATCATCCCCATGGAGCCTgatgag GTGCTGCGTAAAGGTTCTGGGACTCTGTGTGAAGCCTTGCTTATGGTGCAGGCTTTCCACGCCAACATCGTCTTCCCCAACAAGCAGGAGCAGGTTTTCAACAAACTGACCAATGACGGCCACGTCATGGACTCCGAGACCTACGTGGGCGGCCACGTGGAGGCGCTGGAGTCCGGAGTGTTTCGCAGTGACATCCCCTGTCGTTTTAAAATG AACCCAGCCGCCTTCGACTTCCTCTTGCAAAGAGTTGAGAGAACGATGCGTCACGCtgttgaggaagaggagggcatCCCTTTGGAGCAAGTCACCAACTTTAATGAG gtttgtgATGAAATCAAAAAGAAGCTGATCTCACTGAAGGAGGTTCCAAACAGGATCGAATGCCCCCTCATCTACCATCTGGACGTTGGGGCCATGTACCCCAACATCATTCTCACCAACCGCCTGCAG CCGTCGGCtatggttgatgaggccacctGCGCCGCCTGTGACTTTAACAAACCCGGCGCCCACTGCCAGAGGAGGATGGCCTGGCAATGGAGAGGGGAAATCA TGCCTGCCAGTCGCAGCGAGTTCCACCgcatccagcagcagctcgaGTCTGAGAAGTTCCCTCCGTTTTTCCCCAACGGTCCGCCTCGAGCTTTCCACACTCTCAACAGGGAGGAGCAGGCCAAGCATGAGAAGAAACGTCTGGCAG ACTATTGTAAGAAGGCCTACAAGAAGACGCACGTCACCAGGCTGGAGGAGCGAGTTACCACCATCTGTCAGAGAGAAAACTCCTTCTACGTCGACACCGTCAGAGCCTTCAGAGATCGGCGCTACGAATTCAAAGGACTTCACAAA GTGTGGAAGAAGAAACTGTCGTCAGCTCAGGACAGTGGAGACGCTGCTGAGGTGAAGCGCTGCAAAAACATGGAGATCCTGTACGAGTCTCTCCAGCTGGCTCACAAGTGCATCCTTAACTCGTTCTACGGCTATGTCATGAGGAAAGG GGCGCGCTGGTACTCCATGGAGATGGCCGGTATCGTGTGCTTCACCGGAGCCAACATCATCACTCAGGCCAGAGAGCTCATCGAACAAATAGG GAGGCCTCTCGAGTTGGACACTGACGGTATCTGGTGTGTCCTCCCCAACACGTTTCCTGAGAACTATGTGGTAAAGACCAGTAATGAGAAGAAGCCCAAGGTGACCATCTCCTACCCGGGGGCCATGCTGAACATCATGGTGAAGGAGGGATTCACCAACGACCAGTACCACGAGCTGGTCGACCCGTCGTCTCTCACTTACAACGTCCGGGCAGAGAACAGCATCTTCTTTGAGGTGGATGGGCCGTACCTGGCCATGATCCTGCCGGCCTCCAAAGAGGAAgggaagaagctgaagaagag GTACGCCGTGTTTAACGAGGATGGCTCTCTGGCTGAGCTGAAGGGTTTCGAAgtgaaaaggagaggagagctaCAGCTCATCAAGATCTTTCAGTCGTCTGTGTTCGAGGCTTTCCTCAAAGGTACCACCCTGGAGGAGGTCTACGCATCTGTGGCCAAGGTGGCCGACTACTGGCTGGATGTGCTGTACAGCAAG GCCGCCAACATGCCAGACGCAGAGCTGTTTGAACTGATTTCAGAGAATCGTTCAATGTCCAGAAGGCTGGAGGACTACGGAGAGCAGAAGTCCACGTCCATCAGCACAGCCAAGAGACTGGCTGAGTTCCTGGGAGACCAGATGGTGAAGGATGCTGGTCTGAGCTGTCGCTATGTCATCTCCCGGAAACCAGAGGGTTCCCCCGTCACAGAAAG GGCCATTCCTCTGGCCATCTTCCAGGCAGAGCCCAGTGTCAAGAAACATTTCCTTCGTAAGTGGTTGAAGATGCCCAGCCTCCATGACTTGGACATTCGCTCT ATTCTTGATTGGAGCTATTACATAGAGAGGTTGGGTAGTGCGATCCAGAAGATCATCACCATTCCTGCCGCGCTGCAACAA GTGAAGAATCCGGTTCCCAGAGTGCGTCATCCCGACTGGCTCCACAAAAAACTCCTGGAGAAAAATGATATCTACAAGCAAAAGAAAATCAGCGAACTGTTTACTAGTGAGGGAAAGAGACAA GTGGCCCACCAGCCCCTTGAAGCAGGACAAACTGCTGACATTGAGGACTTTGGGATGCCAGCCAAACCCCTGCAGCCGGCCATTCTCATCAGCACCAAGCGGAAGCGGGCTTCGCAGGGCGACGACAGCCAGGTCGAGTCCCAAGATCTCGAGCTCACGCAGTCCTGGAGAGAGATCCTGGGGCCGCCCCCGCCTATGGGAAAGACACGG gaggagcGTCTAGTGTGGCTGCGGTACCATAAGAAGAAGTGGGAGCTGCAGCtgaggcagaggaaggagaggaagaagaggaggaggctgctggaTGGTGAAGCTCAGCCTGTCGGAGGAGGACTGATCAGAGATGGTCCAACCACAGGCCTGGGAAGCTTCCTTCGCAGAACAGCACGCAGCATCCTGGACATGCCGTGGCAAATTgtgcag ATTGCAGAAACAAGTCACCCTGGTCTGTATAAGCTTTGGGCCGTGATTGGAAACGACCTCCACTGCATGAAACTCAACATCCCACGTGTCTTTTATGTCAATCAGAAAGTCCcaaagcaggaggagggagccaCGTACAAAAAG GTTAACCGCATGCTTCCTCGCTCCAACATGGTGTACTACCTTTACGAGTACTGTGTACCAGAGGACATGTACCAGGAACACATCAATGAGATCAACGCCGACCTCTCTGCACCAGACATCGAAGGAGTCTATGAGACGCAG GTGCCCTTGCTGTTTCGAGCTCTGGTGCAGCTGGGATGTGTGTGCATGGTGAATAAACATGTTGTGAGGGATCTGGCAGGCAGGGAGGCAGACACGTTCGATCTGGACCATCTGGAGATGAGGTCTCTGGCCCAGTTCAGCTACCTGGAACCTG GGAGCGTTCGACACATGTACTTGTATCATCACAGCCAGGGCCACAAAGCTCTGTTCGGTCTGTTCATCCCCTCTCAGCGCAAAGCCAGCATTTTTGTCCTGGACACA GTTCGAAGCAACCAGATGCCCAATCTGAGTAACGTCTACACAGCCGAGCGCACCGCCCTCCTGGAGAAGACCACAGAGGATCTTCTGCCTCCAGAAAAGCACAACTTTGAGGTCCGGGCTGAAAACGACATGAAAGCTATCTCCCGTGCACTGCAACGCATTCTGCTGAACTACAAG GAGGAGCGACGCGGACCCACCCTCATCGCTGTGCAGTCAAACTGGGAGCTGCGGCGACTGGCGGCAGGGATGCCGGTGCTGGAGGAGTTCCCTGTCGTTCCCGTGCACGTGATTGATGAGATCAGCTACAACGTGCTCGACTGGCAACGCCATGGTGCACGGCGCATGATCCGCCACTACCTCAACCTGGACAGCTGCTTGTCACAGGCTTTTGACATGGCCAG GTATTACCACTTACCCGTGGGAAACTTGCCTCAGGACGTGTCCATCTTTGGCTCAGATTTGTTCCTGGCGAGACATCTGCGTAAGCACAACCACCTGTTGTGGCTTTCACCCACAGCCAGGCCCGACCTCGGAGGAAAAGAGGCCGACGACAGTCGCCTGGTCATGGAAAGCGATGACAGGACCTCTGTGGAGATCAACTCTCAGGGATGTTATTCCACAG TTTGTGTGGAGCTGGACCTGCAGAGCCTGGCCGTGAACACCATCCTGCAGTCGCAGCACGTCAATGACATGGAGGGCGGAGCCAGTCTGGGCGTCAGTTTCGACGTGATCCAGCAGGCCTCGCTGGAGGACATGATGTCAGGAAACCAGGGGGCCAGCGCTCACGCCAGCTACGACGAGACTGCTCTGTGCTCCAACACCTTCAG GATCTTAAAGAGCATGGTGGTCGGATGGGTCAGGGAGATCACGCAGTACCACAACGTGTACGCAGACAACCAGGTGATGCACTTCTACCGCTGGCTGCGCTCTCCCAGCTCCCTGCTCTACGACCCTGCACTGCACCGCACCCTGCACAACATGATGAAGAAGGTGTTCCTGCA GTTGGTCGCGGAATTCAAACGTCTGGGCTCCACTGTGGTGTATGGGAACTTCAACAGGATCATCTTATGCACTAAAAAGCGGAGGATCGACGACGCCATTGGCTACGTTGAGTACATCACCAACAG CATACACTCAAGAGAAATCTTCCACTCTCTGTCGATCTCCTTCTCGCGATGCTGGGAGTTCCTGATGTGGATGGACCCGGCCAACTTTGGCGGTGTGAAGGGCAAACTGCCCTCTAGCATCTTGTACGGAGAG GAAGGCGCCAACCAGAAGCAAAAAACACGAGGGGAGGGAGACGAGGAAGGAAGCGAGGACGAAGACGAAGAGGATGTCGAGGAAGACGATGGAGACGGACAGACggatgaggtggaggagctgaTAGAAAGCAACTGGAATATCATGCAGTATCTTCCTCAAACGGCCTCCTGTCAGAAATACTTCCTCATGATTGtctcag CCTACATTGCAGCAGTTTACCACAGCatgaaggaggagctgagacgTAACACTCCCGGGGCGACGCCAGTCAAGAGACGCGGCGGCAGCCAGGCTTCTCAGCAGGCGGCCGGGGACTTGAGTGCACTTCCTG GAATGATCTCCTTCTCCCAGGAGTACGTGTCCAGCGAGCTCACGCAGAACTTTTTCACCATCACTCAGAAAATCCAGAAAAAGGTGACGGGCACCAAGAGCGTGACCCAGGCCTCTGAGATGTTTCCCCTCCTGCCTGGTTCCCACCTGCCCCTAAACAACCCAGCCCTGGAGTTTGTCAAATATGTCTGCCAG aTTCTTTCGCTCGATGCCAACATTGTGAATCAGGTGAACAAGCTGAAGAGAGACCTCCTGCGTCTCGTGGATGTTGGGGAGTTCTCGGAGGAAGCCCAGTTCCATGACCCCTGTAACTCCTACATCCTGCCAGAAGTTATCTGCCACCACTGCAACTTCTGTCGTGACCTGGACCTCTGCAAGGACCCGTCAGTGGCACAG GATGGGTCCGTCTTGCCTCAGTGGTTCTGCTCCAACTGCAAGGCGCAGTATGAGACTGACTCTATTGAGATGGCTCTGGTAGAAGCTTTGCAAAAGAAGCTGATGAGCTACACACTGCAGGACCTG atGTGTACCAAATGTAAAGGCGTGAAGGAAGCTAACATGCCCCTCTACTGCACATGTGCTGGAGACTTTGACCTCACTTTCTCAGCCAAG AGCTTCTCTGAGCAGATCACAGTGTTTCGGAACATTGCGTCCCACTACAACATGCGCTACCTGGAGGAGACCATCGACTGGTTGCTTGCCATGAGCCCTTCGATCAGCCAGAGCTCTCACTAA
- the p2rx2 gene encoding P2X purinoceptor 2, which produces MAETFHTFITGLCGFIKDYFHSFWDYETPKVMVVKNRTLGVIYRGVQFLVITYFIWYVFISQKAYQESETRPESSVYTLMKGTAAHGDDILDTAEYARPSEGGDVISTLLRREFTYDQKQGTCAEHFEVANANCTKDSDCVEGEVDFDGHGKRTGRCVQYYNYTFKTCEIQSWCPIEEYAVVREPPLVEAINFTVFIRNSIHFPKFKVLRGNIKDASTKREVKRYLNKCNYDKEKEPYCPNFSLGYIAAQARENFSELCRTGGVIGVFINWDCNLDLDPSYCKPTYSFRRLDLRKDLTNYGYYYRFAKYYRKDGVESRTLIKAIGIRLDIIVHGHAGKFSPIPTIISTVTALTSVGICSIICDWIMLTFIDKNEVYSIRKFDEVIKAPAVSISTELSFINSYGSNHSDLSDGVPL; this is translated from the exons ATGGCTGAAACATTTCATACATTCATCACAGGTCTTTGTGGCTTTATAAAAGATTATTTTCACTCGTTCTGGGACTATGAGACCCCGAAGGTGATGGTGGTTAAAAACAGAACTCTTGGAGTCATTTACAGGGGCGTTCAGTTCCTTGTTATCACCTATTTCATCTG GTACGTCTTTATTAGTCAGAAAGCGTACCAAGAGAGTGAAACCCGTCCAGAGAGCTCTGTTTACACGCTTATGAAAGGCACAGCAGCTCACGGAGATGATATCCTGGACACCGCGGAGTATGCTCGACCATCAGAG GGTGGCGACGTGATCAGTACATTACTGAGAAGAGAATTCACATATGATCAGAAGCAAGGCACCTGCGCTGAG CATTTTGAAGTTGCCAATGCAAACTGCACAAAAGACTCTGACTGTGTTGAAGGGGAGGTTGACTTTGATGGCCatg GCAAACGGACCGGGAGATGTGTTCAGTACTACAACTACACTTTCAAAACATGTGAGATCCAAAGCTGGTGTCCCATTGAGGAGTATGCTGTAGTACG AGAGCCGCCATTAGTGGAAGCCATCAACTTCACAGTGTTCATCAGGAACTCTATCCACTTCCCCAAATTTAAAGTGTTAAG GGGAAATATAAAGGATGCTTCAACCAAGCGTGAAGTTAAGAGATACCTCAATAAGTGTAACTATGATAAGGAGAAAGAGCCCTACTGCCCAAACTTCAGCCTGGGCTACATTGCAGCACAAGCAAGGGAAAATTTCAGCGAGCTCTGCAGGACT GGAGGAGTGATAGGGGTGTTCATCAACTGGGATTGTAACCTGGACCTCGATCCTTCATACTGTAAACCTACATATTCATTCCGCCGTCTTGACCTCCGAAAGGATCTGACCAACTATGGTTACTACTACAG GTTTGCTAAATATTACAGGAAGGATGGGGTCGAGTCCCGGACGCTAATCAAGGCCATTGGCATCCGTCTAGATATCATAGTCCATGGACAT GCTGGTAAATTTAGTCCCATTCCAACCATCATCAGCACAGTCACTGCTCTGACTTCAGTTGGGATT TGCTCCATTATCTGTGACTGGATCATGCTGACATTTATCGACAAGAACGAAGTTTACAGCATTAGAAAGTTTGACGAG GTGATCAAGGCGCCCGCAGTATCCATTTCCACTGAGCTCAGCTTCATCAACAGCTATGGCTCAAACCATTCGGACCTGTCAGACGGTGTGCCGCTGTGA
- the pes gene encoding pescadillo, translated as MGGIQKKKFERGSATNYITRNRARKKLQLSLPDFRRLCILKGIYPHEPKHKKKVNKGSTAPRTFYLLKDIRFLLHEPIVAKFRDYKIFVRRLKKAYGKTEWSAVQRLKENKPTYKLDHIIKERYPTFIDALRDIDDSLCMCFLFSTFARTGKCHVQTIQLCRRLTIEWMNYVIASRSLRKVFISIKGIYYQAEVMGQLITWLVPYQFSHDHPTDVDYRVMATFTELYTTLLGFVNFRLYHSLNLLYPPKLEIKAASELEGENEDDYAMNSESYLEKLSALSASLARVVSSAEEEEAQLDQFPVEGEDIEKLEAREKELKLQEAQKKIFEGLKFFINREAPRESLAFVIRCFGGEVSWDKSVCIGSTYDVTDETITHHIVDRPNIDKQHINRYYIQPQWVYDCVNAKMLLPVEDYFLGVTLPPHLSPFVEEKEGDYVPPEKLKIMALQRGEKSANEEEEEEDEEEEEEEDDEEEGEEEEEDEEEEDDVEEEKSLKKMEEQRSQGKSLQVKVTPGKVKVENPERLEQEEKAEEKRLAIMMMKKKEKYLYDKIMFGKKRKVREANKLAAKRKAHDDAEKEKKKKTRK; from the exons ATGGGAggcattcaaaagaaaaag tTTGAGCGGGGTTCTGCCACCAACTACATCACCAGAAACCGAGCTCGCAAGAAGTTGCAGCTGAGCCTCCCAGACTTCAG GCGACTGTGCATCCTTAAAGGCATCTATCCCCATGAGCCAAAGCACAAGAAGAAGGTGAACAAGGGCTCCACAGCCCCGAGGACCTTCTACCTGCTCAAAGACATCCGCTTTCTGCTCCACGAGCCAATTGTCGCCAAGTTCAGAGACTACAAG ATATTTGTACGCAGACTTAAAAAAGCATATGGTAAAACAGAGTGGTCTGCAGTGCAAAGGCTGAAAGAGAACAAGCCGACCTATAAATTGGACCACATCATCAAAGAAAG GTACCCAACCTTCATTGATGCCCTCCGTGATATCGACGACTCCCTCTGCATGtgcttcctcttctccaccTTTGCCCGAACAGGAAAATGCCACGTGCAGACAATCCAGCTGTGCAGACGCCTCACTATTGAGTGGATGAACTACGTCATTGCATCTCGTTCTCTCCGAAAG GTTTTCATCTCCATCAAGGGAATATATTATCAAGCCGAGGTGATGGGGCAGCTCATTACATGGCTGGTGCCTTATCAGTTCTCCCATGAT CACCCAACAGATGTTGACTACAGAGTAATGGCAACTTTCACAGAGCTGTACACAACTCTCCTGGGGTTTGTCAACTTCAGACTGTACCATTCCCTCAACTTGCTCTACCCACCAAAG CTGGAGATTAAAGCGGCGTCAGAACTagagggagagaatgaggaTGACTACGCTATGAATTCAGAAAGCTACTTAGAG AAACTGTCGGCTCTGAGTGCCAGCCTGGCCCGGGTGGTTTCTTctgcagaagaggaggaggctcagCTCGACCAGTTTCCGGTTGAAGGG gAGGACATAGAGAAGTTGGAGGCCAGAGAAAAGGAGCTGAAACTGCAAGAAGCCCAGAAAAAGATTTTTGAGGGGCTCAAGTTCTTCATCAACAGAGAGGCGCCCAGAGAGTCGCTGGCCTTTGTCATCAG GTGTTTTGGTGGTGAAGTGTCCTGGGACAAGTCTGTTTGCATTGGTAGCACATACGATGTGACGGACGAGACAATCACACATCATATCGTCGACAGACCTAACATCGACAAACAGCACATCAACAG GTATTACATCCAGCCTCAGTGGGTGTATGATTGTGTCAATGCCAAAATGCTCTTGCCCGTGGAGGACTATTTCCTTGGGGTGACTCTGCCCCCTCACCTGTCTCCATttgtggaggagaaggaaggtgACTACGTGCCCCCTGAGAAACTGAAGATCATGGCCTTACAGCGTGGAGAAAAATCTG ctaatgaagaagaggaagaggaagacgaggaggaggaagaagaagaagacgacgaggaggaaggcgaggaggaggaggaggacgaagaagaggaagacgatgtggaggaagagaagagtcTTAAAAAGATGGAAGAGCAAAGATCCCAGGGAAAG TCACTGCAGGTCAAAGTCACACCTGGAAAAGTGAAGGTGGAAAATCCAGAACGTCtggaacaggaggagaaagccGAGGAGAAACGTCTGGCCAtcatgatgatgaagaagaaggaaaagtaCCTCTACGACAAAATCATGttcggaaagaaaagaaaagtcagagaG GCTAACAAGCTCGCTGCTAAGAGGAAAGCTCATGACGAtgctgagaaagaaaagaagaaaaagaccaGAAAGTAA